A region of Anolis carolinensis isolate JA03-04 unplaced genomic scaffold, rAnoCar3.1.pri scaffold_7, whole genome shotgun sequence DNA encodes the following proteins:
- the LOC134293308 gene encoding C-C motif chemokine 4-like, whose protein sequence is MSSSSSSSSSLLLALPALALLLVVAFLSSPVASAPLGSDPPTSCCFTYTTRRIPRSHVVDYYDTNSRCSQPGVVFVTRKGREVCANPTERWVQELVDALEVD, encoded by the exons atgtcatcctcctcctcctcctcctcttctttgctCCTGGCCTTGCCTGCCTTGGCCCTGCTGCTCGTGGTTGCCTTTCTCAGCAGTCCAGTCGCCTCCGCCCCAC TGGGGTCGGACCCGCCAACGTCTTGCTGCTTCACGTACACGACGAGGAGGATCCCGCGCAGCCACGTGGTCGACTACTACGACACCAACAGCCGCTGCTCCCAGCCCGGCGTTGT GTTCGTCACCCGGAAGGGCCGCGAGGTCTGCGCCAACCCGACAGAGCGATGGGTTCAAGAGTTGGTCGATGCGCTCGAGGTGGACTGA
- the LOC134293310 gene encoding C-C motif chemokine 5-like translates to MKLSSVFTTVLLLLMASSPWTSAAPYGANTSPCCRETLSAPFSRPVSVTGYFRTGGHCALPAVVLVLKKGALVCADPQAQWVKKVIADLDQ, encoded by the exons ATGAAGCTCTCCTCCGTTTTCACCaccgtcctcctcctcttgatgGCTTCTTCTCCATGGACGTCTGCAGCCCCTT ACGGGGCCAACACCTCTCCGTGCTGCCGGGAGACCctctccgcccccttctccaggCCCGTCTCCGTGACCGGCTATTTCCGCACCGGTGGACACTGCGCCTTGCCTGCCGTTGT GCTGGTGTTGAAGAAGGGCGCCCTGGTCTGTGCCGACCCCCAGGCCCAATGGGTCAAGAAGGTCATCGCCGACCTCGATCAATAG